Proteins from a genomic interval of Pseudoruegeria sp. SHC-113:
- the murJ gene encoding murein biosynthesis integral membrane protein MurJ codes for MKQIRLMAGFLTVGVWTLLSRLMGFVRDIMIASYLGAGPVAEAFLIAFSLPNMFRRFFAEGAFNMAFVPMFSKKLEGGEDAAGFAREAFTGLATVVLVFTLIAQAAMPWLVLAMASGFLADERFDLAVHYGRIAFPYILFISLAALLSGVLNAAGRFVAAAAAPVLLNVLFIGAMVLAAQFGWPIGEAIVWTVPLAGIAQLALVWWAAGRAGFPIRLQRPRLTPDMKRLAVIAAPAALAGGVVQVNLLVGRQVASFFDGAIAWLNYADRLYQLPLGVVGIAIGVVLLPDLSRRLRAGDAAGGQAALSRAGEVSLALTVPCAVALVVIPQQLIGVLFERGAFGPADTAATAAALAIYGLGLPAFVLQKVLQPLYFAREDTKTPFRFALVTMVINLVVAIGAAFWIGYLAAAVATSLSGWVMVLLLWRKSREMGPEAQFDARFRNRWWRIVLTSLIMGGWLVACAYALAPMFAAGALRYLALAIVIVSGIIVYFSVGHVLNAVRLSEFKAAVKRG; via the coding sequence ATGAAGCAAATCCGCCTGATGGCCGGGTTCCTGACGGTGGGCGTCTGGACGCTGCTGTCACGGCTCATGGGCTTCGTGCGCGACATCATGATCGCGAGCTACCTTGGCGCGGGGCCAGTGGCGGAGGCTTTCTTGATCGCCTTTTCCCTGCCCAACATGTTCCGCCGCTTCTTCGCCGAAGGGGCGTTCAACATGGCCTTCGTGCCGATGTTCTCCAAGAAGCTCGAAGGCGGCGAAGATGCCGCCGGTTTCGCGCGGGAGGCTTTTACCGGGCTGGCCACGGTGGTGCTTGTCTTCACCCTGATCGCGCAAGCCGCGATGCCGTGGCTCGTGCTGGCGATGGCTTCGGGCTTTCTGGCCGACGAGCGCTTTGATCTGGCGGTGCATTACGGGCGCATCGCCTTTCCTTATATCCTCTTCATCTCGCTGGCGGCGCTGCTCTCGGGCGTGCTGAACGCCGCCGGGCGTTTCGTGGCCGCGGCGGCAGCGCCGGTGTTGCTGAACGTCCTCTTCATCGGCGCGATGGTTCTGGCGGCCCAGTTTGGCTGGCCGATCGGGGAGGCGATCGTCTGGACAGTGCCTCTGGCAGGCATCGCCCAGCTGGCGCTTGTCTGGTGGGCCGCCGGGCGCGCGGGCTTTCCGATCCGCCTGCAGCGGCCCCGGCTGACGCCGGACATGAAGCGCCTCGCTGTGATCGCCGCACCGGCGGCCCTTGCAGGCGGCGTGGTGCAGGTGAACCTCCTCGTGGGGCGGCAGGTGGCGAGCTTCTTTGACGGGGCCATTGCCTGGCTCAACTACGCGGATCGGCTCTATCAACTGCCGCTCGGCGTGGTGGGCATCGCCATTGGCGTGGTGCTGCTGCCCGACCTCTCCCGCCGTCTTAGGGCGGGCGATGCGGCGGGCGGGCAAGCGGCGCTGAGCCGCGCGGGCGAGGTCTCGCTCGCGCTCACCGTGCCCTGCGCGGTGGCCTTGGTGGTGATCCCGCAACAGCTGATCGGCGTTCTCTTTGAACGCGGGGCCTTTGGCCCTGCCGACACGGCAGCCACGGCGGCGGCGCTGGCGATCTACGGGCTGGGCCTTCCGGCCTTCGTGCTGCAGAAGGTGCTCCAGCCGCTCTATTTCGCGCGAGAAGACACCAAAACCCCGTTCCGCTTCGCGCTTGTGACGATGGTGATCAACCTCGTCGTGGCCATCGGCGCGGCCTTCTGGATCGGTTATCTGGCGGCGGCGGTGGCGACCTCGCTTTCCGGATGGGTCATGGTGCTTCTGCTCTGGCGCAAATCGCGCGAGATGGGACCAGAGGCGCAGTTCGACGCCCGCTTCCGCAACCGCTGGTGGCGGATCGTGCTGACCTCGCTGATCATGGGCGGCTGGCTCGTGGCCTGCGCCTACGCGCTTGCGCCGATGTTTGCCGCAGGCGCACTGCGCTATCTGGCGCTGGCCATCGTGATCGTCTCGGGGATCATCGTCTATTTCTCCGTCGGCCATGTGCTGAACGCGGTGCGCCTGAGCGAATTCAAAGCGGCGGTGAAACGGGGCTAA
- a CDS encoding rhomboid family intramembrane serine protease, with translation MSSPYEESPINPLPPVVVGLALLIFGLEVAFTLGERGIISGGAGWRLDAVQRFAFSGDLFDWMLANGIYRPDMLVRFVSYPLVHVTFTHTLFVLVFLLALGKMAGEIFSWWAVLLIFFGSAAMGALAYGLLLNDPVPLVGGYPAVYGLIGSFTFLMWVDLAARGANKYRAFSLIAFLLGIQLLWGILFGGSREWVADLAGFATGFGVSFLLVPGGWKRVLAVVRRR, from the coding sequence ATGAGCAGCCCCTACGAGGAATCCCCGATCAATCCCTTGCCGCCGGTGGTGGTGGGGCTGGCCCTGCTGATCTTCGGGTTGGAGGTGGCTTTCACGCTCGGGGAGCGGGGGATTATTTCCGGCGGCGCGGGCTGGCGGCTGGATGCGGTGCAGCGCTTTGCCTTCTCGGGCGATCTGTTTGACTGGATGCTGGCCAATGGCATTTACCGCCCCGACATGCTGGTGCGGTTTGTGTCCTACCCGCTGGTGCATGTGACCTTCACCCACACGCTTTTCGTGCTCGTCTTCCTGCTGGCGCTGGGCAAGATGGCCGGGGAGATCTTTTCGTGGTGGGCGGTGCTGCTGATCTTCTTCGGCTCCGCCGCAATGGGCGCGCTGGCCTATGGGCTCTTGCTGAACGATCCGGTGCCGCTGGTTGGCGGCTATCCGGCGGTCTACGGGCTGATCGGCTCCTTCACCTTCCTGATGTGGGTCGATCTGGCGGCACGGGGCGCGAACAAATACCGCGCGTTTTCACTGATTGCCTTCCTGCTGGGGATCCAGCTTCTGTGGGGCATCCTCTTTGGCGGCAGCCGGGAATGGGTGGCGGATCTGGCCGGCTTTGCCACGGGCTTCGGCGTGAGCTTCCTGCTGGTGCCGGGCGGCTGGAAACGCGTGCTGGCGGTGGTGCGCCGGAGGTAG
- the trpS gene encoding tryptophan--tRNA ligase codes for MTEVVHTPRVFSGIQPSGNLTLGNYLGAIKRFVEMQDSGIETLYCMVDLHAITVWQNPEDLRRATREVAAGFIASGLDPAKSILFNQSQVPEHAQLGWIFNCVARMGWLNRMTQFKDKAGKNRENASVGLFAYPNLMAADILIYHATHVPVGEDQKQHLELTRDIATKFNNDFGVDFFPITEPVIEGAATRVMSLRDGAKKMSKSDPSDMSRINMTDDADAIAKKIRKAKTDPDALPSEAGGLAERPEAKNLVNIYAALSEQSVDAVLADVGGKAFSEFKPMLADLAVAKLSPIAAEMARLMEDTAEIDRILGDGAKRAQAIAAPILDQTYDIVGMVRSR; via the coding sequence ATGACGGAGGTGGTCCACACACCGCGCGTCTTTTCGGGGATCCAGCCCTCGGGCAACCTGACCCTCGGAAACTACCTTGGCGCCATCAAGCGCTTTGTTGAAATGCAGGACAGCGGCATCGAGACGCTCTACTGCATGGTCGATCTTCACGCGATCACCGTCTGGCAAAACCCTGAGGATCTGCGCCGCGCGACGCGCGAAGTCGCCGCCGGTTTCATCGCCTCGGGCCTTGATCCGGCGAAATCCATCCTCTTCAACCAGAGCCAGGTGCCCGAGCACGCCCAGTTGGGCTGGATCTTCAACTGTGTCGCCCGCATGGGCTGGCTTAACCGGATGACCCAGTTCAAGGACAAGGCCGGCAAGAACCGTGAGAACGCTTCGGTGGGCCTTTTCGCCTACCCGAACCTCATGGCCGCCGACATCCTGATCTACCACGCGACGCACGTACCCGTGGGCGAGGATCAGAAGCAGCACCTCGAACTGACGCGTGACATCGCGACGAAGTTCAACAACGACTTCGGCGTTGATTTCTTCCCGATCACCGAGCCGGTGATCGAGGGCGCGGCGACGCGGGTGATGAGCTTGCGCGATGGCGCGAAGAAGATGAGCAAATCGGACCCGTCCGACATGAGCCGGATCAACATGACCGATGACGCCGACGCCATCGCCAAGAAGATCCGCAAGGCGAAAACCGACCCGGACGCCCTACCGAGCGAGGCCGGGGGCCTTGCCGAGCGCCCGGAGGCGAAGAACCTCGTCAACATCTACGCCGCGCTGTCGGAGCAGAGCGTGGATGCCGTGCTCGCGGATGTCGGCGGCAAGGCGTTCTCGGAGTTCAAGCCGATGCTCGCCGATCTGGCCGTGGCCAAGCTTTCGCCGATCGCCGCTGAAATGGCGCGTCTGATGGAAGACACCGCCGAGATCGACCGGATCCTCGGCGACGGTGCCAAACGCGCCCAAGCCATCGCCGCGCCGATCCTCGATCAGACCTACGACATCGTCGGCATGGTCCGCTCGCGCTAA